One region of Vigna angularis cultivar LongXiaoDou No.4 chromosome 10, ASM1680809v1, whole genome shotgun sequence genomic DNA includes:
- the LOC108320335 gene encoding probable membrane-associated kinase regulator 2 isoform X2, producing MEAFTLLKYWRGGGALGLPPSSDTPSRAAPTTTILTAVENENATESDEDNDNDDDGPFFDLEFTVPDEDANENTNGNNTREDGEDEDEEEEEDINLEESDGEREFKFTLSPSSNDRSDPNLSLSPSEDLFFKGKLLHVDPSSFSSEPNSKPQFTASLLKSATKFRVFMLGLKKPKPTDKDKDSNATTNNNVFDSANPEAHKDKKHFTVKFKVEEVPIVSLFTSKGNNKTQKHTSNEQPPPSEEKRFSKEVVQKYFKMVKPLYVRVSRRYADKLTLNSAAKSPLPTPTAEPEPVVPAAAETNLKTTQTQKLSAGLSVVCKQLGKSRSASSAVAAAPPPFVSSKRRDDSLLQQQDGIQGAILHCKRSFNASRAVFVCTLWKQSASLLSFRVR from the exons ATGGAAGCTTTCACCTTGCTCAAATACTGGAGAGGCGGTGGCGCTCTCGGACTTCCGCCTTCCTCCGACACTCCTTCACGCGCCGCCCCCACCACCACTATCCTCACCGCCGTCGAAAACGAAAATGCAACCGAAAGCGACGAAGACAACGACAACGACGACGACGGCCCCTTCTTCGACTTAGAGTTCACCGTTCCCGACGAAGACGCTAACGAAAATACAAACGGCAACAACACCCGAGAAGACGGCGAAGacgaagacgaagaagaagaagaagatattaACCTCGAAGAATCAGACGGCGAGAGAGAGTTTAAGTTTACTCTGTCCCCTTCCAGCAACGATCGTAGTGATCCCAACCTTTCGCTGTCTCCGTCGGAGGATCTGTTTTTCAAGGGAAAGCTGCTGCACGTGGACCCTTCCTCTTTCTCCTCCGAACCTAACTCCAAGCCTCAGTTCACCGCCTCCCTTCTAAAATCCGCCACCAAATTCCGCGTCTTCATGCTGGGCCTCAAGAAGCCCAAGCCCACTGACAAAGACAAGGACTCCAACGCCACCACCAACAACAACGTTTTCGATTCCGCAAATCCAGAGGCCCACAAAGACAAGAAGCACTTCACCGTCAAATTCAAAGTGGAAGAGGTCCCCATCGTCTCTCTCTTCACCTCCAAAGGAAACAACAAAACCCAAAAACACACTTCCAACGAACAACCACCGCCGTCCGAAGAGAAGCGTTTCTCCAAAGAAGTCGtgcaaaaatatttcaaaatggTTAAGCCTCTCTACGTCAGAGTCTCCCGCCGCTACGCCGACAAGCTCACCTTAAACTCCGCCGCTAAATCACCTCTTCCAACGCCCACGGCCGAACCCGAACCTGTTGTCCCCGCCGCCGCCGAAACTAACCTCAAGACAACTCAAACACAAAAACTATCCGCAGGGCTTAGCGTCGTGTGTAAACAGTTAGGGAAAAGCCGCTCGGCGTCTTCGGCTGTGGCGGCGGCTCCGCCGCCATTTGTGTCTTCGAAGCGGCGCGATGATTCGCTGTTGCAGCAACAGGATGGAATTCAGGGTGCCATTTTACACTGCAAGAGATCCTTCAATGCCTCCAGAGCCG TGTTTGTTTGTACTTTGTGGAAACAGAGTGCGAGTCTTCTCAGCTTCCGCGTTCGGTGA
- the LOC108320363 gene encoding calcium-dependent protein kinase 3 yields the protein MGNCNSEASSQTQLYSDHLHDHPQPSNGISVLPTNSKPSVGRVLNRPMEDVRSTYIFGRELGRGQFGVTYSVTHKHTNEQLACKSIATRKLVHRDDLDDVRREVQIMHHLTGHRNIVELKGAYEDRHSVNLVMELCAGGELFDRIIAKGHYSERAAADLCRQIATVVHDCHTMGVMHRDLKPENFLFLGKEENSPLKATDFGLSVFFKPGDVFKDLVGSAYYVAPEVLRRSYGPEADIWSAGVILFILLSGVPPFWAENEQGIFNAILRGRIDFESDPWPSISSSAKDLVKNMLRVDPKNRPSAVEVLNHPWMREDGASDKPLDIAVLTRMKQFRAMNKLKKVALKVIAENLSEEEIIGLKEMFKSMDTDNNGIITFEELKTGLPKLGTKISESEVKQLMEAADVDGNGTIDYIEFITATMHMNRMEREDHLYKAFEYFDKDRSGYITMEELESALKKYNMGDEETIKEIISEVDTDNDGRINYEEFVAMMRKGNPDLVTKRRK from the exons ATGGGAAACTGTAACAGCGAAGCTTCTTCCCAAACGCAGCTATATTCCGACCATCTCCATGATCACCCTCAACCTTCCAACGGCATCAGCGTTCTACCTACGAATTCCAAGCCCTCCGTGGGTCGGGTCCTGAACCGGCCCATGGAGGACGTCCGCTCCACCTATATATTCGGCCGTGAACTAGGCCGCGGGCAATTCGGCGTCACCTACTCAGTGACCCACAAGCACACTAACGAACAATTGGCGTGCAAATCCATTGCCACGCGCAAACTCGTCCACCGCGACGACTTGGATGACGTCCGCCGCGAGGTGCAGATCATGCACCACCTCACCGGGCACCGCAACATTGTCGAGCTCAAGGGAGCCTACGAGGATCGACATTCTGTCAATCTTGTCATGGAGCTCTGCGCCGGCGGCGAGCTCTTCGACCGGATCATCGCCAAGGGCCATTACTCCGAGCGCGCCGCTGCCGACCTCTGCCGCCAGATCGCCACGGTGGTGCACGACTGCCACACCATGGGAGTGATGCACAGGGATCTGAAGCCGGAGAACTTCTTGTTCCTCGGCAAGGAGGAAAACTCGCCGCTTAAGGCCACGGACTTCGGTCTCTCCGTGTTCTTCAAGCCCG GCGATGTGTTTAAGGACCTTGTTGGGAGTGCGTATTATGTTGCTCCTGAAGTGCTGCGTAGAAGTTATGGACCCGAAGCTGATATTTGGAGTGCTGGGGTTATATTGTTCATTCTGCTCTCTGGTGTCCCTCCCTTCTGGGCAG AAAATGAACAGGGTATCTTTAATGCTATTCTTCGTGGACGTATTGATTTTGAATCAGATCCTTGGCCTTCCATTTCAAGCAGTGCCAAAGATTTAGTCAAGAACATGTTACGAGTTGATCCCAAAAACAGGCCCTCGGCAGTTGAAGTCCTTA ATCATCCTTGGATGAGAGAAGATGGAGCATCTGATAAACCTCTAGATATTGCTGTTTTAACCAGAATGAAGCAATTCAGGGCAATGAACAAGCTCAAGAAAGTAGCTCTCAAG GTTATTGCTGAAAATCTTTCTGAAGAAGAAATCATTGGCTTGAAGGAAATGTTTAAATCCATGGACACAGATAACAATGGAATAATCACTTTTGAAGAGTTGAAAACTGGCCTGCCAAAACTGGGTACTAAGATTTCCGAGTCTGAAGTAAAGCAGTTAATGGAAGCg GCTGATGTAGACGGAAATGGGACCATTGATTACATTGAATTTATAACAGCTACCATGCATATGAATAGAATGGAAAGAGAGGACCACTTATATAAAgcttttgaatattttgacAAGGATAGAAGCGG GTACATCACTATGGAAGAGTTGGAATCTGcccttaaaaaatataatatgggTGATGAGGAAACAATAAAGGAAATCATTTCCGAAGTTGATACAGACAAT GATGGAAGAATTAACTATGAGGAGTTTGTAGCCATGATGAGGAAAGGCAATCCAGATTTGGTAACCAAACGTCGCAAATAA
- the LOC108320335 gene encoding probable membrane-associated kinase regulator 2 isoform X1, with product MEAFTLLKYWRGGGALGLPPSSDTPSRAAPTTTILTAVENENATESDEDNDNDDDGPFFDLEFTVPDEDANENTNGNNTREDGEDEDEEEEEDINLEESDGEREFKFTLSPSSNDRSDPNLSLSPSEDLFFKGKLLHVDPSSFSSEPNSKPQFTASLLKSATKFRVFMLGLKKPKPTDKDKDSNATTNNNVFDSANPEAHKDKKHFTVKFKVEEVPIVSLFTSKGNNKTQKHTSNEQPPPSEEKRFSKEVVQKYFKMVKPLYVRVSRRYADKLTLNSAAKSPLPTPTAEPEPVVPAAAETNLKTTQTQKLSAGLSVVCKQLGKSRSASSAVAAAPPPFVSSKRRDDSLLQQQDGIQGAILHCKRSFNASRAECESSQLPRSVSHPSHEISMNEGNEKRLST from the exons ATGGAAGCTTTCACCTTGCTCAAATACTGGAGAGGCGGTGGCGCTCTCGGACTTCCGCCTTCCTCCGACACTCCTTCACGCGCCGCCCCCACCACCACTATCCTCACCGCCGTCGAAAACGAAAATGCAACCGAAAGCGACGAAGACAACGACAACGACGACGACGGCCCCTTCTTCGACTTAGAGTTCACCGTTCCCGACGAAGACGCTAACGAAAATACAAACGGCAACAACACCCGAGAAGACGGCGAAGacgaagacgaagaagaagaagaagatattaACCTCGAAGAATCAGACGGCGAGAGAGAGTTTAAGTTTACTCTGTCCCCTTCCAGCAACGATCGTAGTGATCCCAACCTTTCGCTGTCTCCGTCGGAGGATCTGTTTTTCAAGGGAAAGCTGCTGCACGTGGACCCTTCCTCTTTCTCCTCCGAACCTAACTCCAAGCCTCAGTTCACCGCCTCCCTTCTAAAATCCGCCACCAAATTCCGCGTCTTCATGCTGGGCCTCAAGAAGCCCAAGCCCACTGACAAAGACAAGGACTCCAACGCCACCACCAACAACAACGTTTTCGATTCCGCAAATCCAGAGGCCCACAAAGACAAGAAGCACTTCACCGTCAAATTCAAAGTGGAAGAGGTCCCCATCGTCTCTCTCTTCACCTCCAAAGGAAACAACAAAACCCAAAAACACACTTCCAACGAACAACCACCGCCGTCCGAAGAGAAGCGTTTCTCCAAAGAAGTCGtgcaaaaatatttcaaaatggTTAAGCCTCTCTACGTCAGAGTCTCCCGCCGCTACGCCGACAAGCTCACCTTAAACTCCGCCGCTAAATCACCTCTTCCAACGCCCACGGCCGAACCCGAACCTGTTGTCCCCGCCGCCGCCGAAACTAACCTCAAGACAACTCAAACACAAAAACTATCCGCAGGGCTTAGCGTCGTGTGTAAACAGTTAGGGAAAAGCCGCTCGGCGTCTTCGGCTGTGGCGGCGGCTCCGCCGCCATTTGTGTCTTCGAAGCGGCGCGATGATTCGCTGTTGCAGCAACAGGATGGAATTCAGGGTGCCATTTTACACTGCAAGAGATCCTTCAATGCCTCCAGAGCCG AGTGCGAGTCTTCTCAGCTTCCGCGTTCGGTGAGCCATCCATCGCACGAGATATCCATGAATGAAGGCAATGAGAAGCGCCTTTCGACATGA
- the LOC108320340 gene encoding ribosome biogenesis ATPase RIX7, whose protein sequence is MDRRNILLSALSVGVGVGVGIGLSSGQGLPKWGVNGNSSSDGVTPENLEHEMLRMVVDGRETNVTFDQFPFYLREQTRVTLTSAAYVHLKNAEVSRHTRNLAPASRTIMLSGPAELYQQVLAKALAHYFEAKLLLLDLTDFSLKIQNRYGYANNRSIFKRSTSETTLERISDLFESFSIFSQKEELKGTIHRQPSGVDLRSTESERLYPSKIRRNASASANISNLALQSNPTNSASAPQKNITNLPFDEKLLVQTLYKVLIYVSKTYPIVLYLRDVDKLLYRSQRIYNLFQKMLNKLHGRILILGSRVLDSGSDYKEVDERLSSVFPYNIEISPPEDEYYHVSWKSQFEENMKTIQTQDNRNHIMEVLAANDLYCDDLGSICVADTMAFSDHIEEIVVSAISHHLMNNIDPEYRNGKLVIPCSSLSHAWGIFQEGKFSTRDTLKLEAQAVTTEPREEAVVKPETASEKPAPEIKAEADTSISVGTTDGENVVPASKVEVPPDNEFEKRIRPEVIPANEIGVKFSDVGALDETKESLQELVMLPLRRPDLFRGGLLKPCKGILLFGPPGTGKTMLAKAIANEAGASFINVSMSTVTSKWFGEDEKNVRALFTLAAKVSPTIIFVDEVDSMLGQRTRVGEHEAMRKIKNEFMTLWDGLMTNPAERILVLAATNRPFDLDEAIIRRFERRIMVGMPSVENREKILRTLLRREKVDKKFDFKELATMTEGYSGSDLKNLCTTAAYRPVRELIQQERLKMLEKRQKGVEEQNNNVQEVPGNQSSVGNIQDALEAKEEVKQERVISLRPLNMQDFKEARSQVSASYAAEGAGMSELKQWNEMYGEGGSRKREQLSYFL, encoded by the exons ATGGATCGAAGAAACATTTTGTTATCGGCGCTGAGCGTTGGGGTGGGTGTAGGAGTGGGGATTGGGTTGTCCTCCGGACAAGGCCTTCCCAAATGGGGTGTTAATGGTAATTCTTCCTCAGACGGCGTTACTCCGGAGAACCTCGAACATGAAATGCTACGAATGGTCGTGGATGGCAGAGAAACCAATGTCACTTTCGATCAATTCCCTTTTTATCTTAG GGAGCAGACAAGGGTAACGCTAACAAGTGCTGCTTATGTCCATTTGAAGAATGCGGAGGTTTCCAGACATACACGGAATCTTGCTCCTGCAAGCCGGACTATCATGCTTTCAGGGCCAGCGG AGCTTTATCAACAAGTGCTTGCCAAAGCTTTAGCCCACTACTTTGAGGCGAAGTTGCTTCTGTTAGATCTCACTGACTTTTCATTGAAG ATTCAGAATAGATATGGTTATGCCAACAATCGATCG ATTTTCAAAAGGTCTACCTCAGAGACAACTTTGGAGCGGATATCCGACCTATTTGAatcattttcaatcttttcacaAAAAGAAGAACTTAAAG GGACAATCCACAGGCAACCCAGTGGAGTGGACCTTCGGTCAAC GGAATCTGAAAGATTGTATCCTTCTAAGATTCGTAGGAATGCGTCTGCCTCTGCAAATATCAGTAACCTTGCTTTGCAAAGCAATCCTACAAATTCAG CTTCAGCCCCTCAGAAGAACATAACGAACTTGCCTTTTGATGAAAAGCTTCTTGTACAAACTCTTTATAAG GTTCTGATTTATGTATCAAAAACCTATCCTATTGTTCTATATTTGCGGGATGTTGACAAGTTATTGTATAGATCACAACGGATATATAACCTATTCCAGAAAATGTTGAATAAACTGCATGGACGAATTTTGATTCTTGGCTCACGAGTTTTGGATTCTGGAAGTGACTACAAAGAAGTGGATGAAAGACTTTCTTCCGTCTTCCCCTACAACATAGAAATCAGTCCCCCAGAAGATGAATATTATCATGTCAGCTGGAAGTCTCAATTTGAAGAGAACATGAAGACGATACAGACTCAGGATAATAGGAACCATATCATGGAAGTGCTTGCAGCCAATGATCTTTATTGTGATGACCTGGGTTCCATCTGTGTGGCAGATACGATGGCTTTCAGTGACCATATAGAAGAGATCGTCGTGTCAGCAATTTCTCATCATTTAATGAATAACATAGATCCTGAATACAGAAATGGCAAACTAGTTATTCCTTGTAGCAG CTTGTCCCATGCATGGGGTATATTCCAGGAGGGGAAATTCAGTACAAGAGATACATTAAAATTAGAAGCCCAGGCAGTTACGACTGAG CCGAGAGAAGAAGCTGTTGTGAAGCCAGAAACAGCATCAGAAAAACCTGCTCCTGAAATAAAGGCTGAAGCAGATACATCAATTTCAGTGGGAACAACTGACGGTGAAAATGTAGTTCCTGCATCAAAAGTT GAAGTTCCCCCTGACAATGAGTTTGAGAAGCGAATAAGGCCTGAGGTAATACCAGCAAACGaaattggtgtaaaattctctGATGTTGGTGCCTTAGATGAGACCAAAGAATCGCTTCAAGAACTAGTTATGCTTCCTCTTCGAAGGCCAGACCTTTTCCGCGGAGGCCTTCTAAAGCCTTGTAAAGGAATATTGCTTTTTGGACCTCCTGGCACAGGGAAGACAATGCTGGCAAAGGCCATTGCAAACGAAGCTGGAGCAAGTTTCATTAATGTATCCATGTCTACCGTCACCTCTAAATGGTTTGGTGAAGATGAGAAGAATGTTCGAGCTTTGTTCACTCTGGCAGCCAAGGTCTCCCCAACTATTATATTTGTTGATGAGGTTGATAGTATGCTGGGGCAACGTACCAGAGTTGGAGAGCATGAAGCCATGCGGAAAATAAAGAATGAGTTTATGACACTTTGGGATGGACTAATGACAAATCCAGCGGAGCGTATCCTTGTTCTTGCTGCGACCAATAGGCCGTTTGACCTGGATGAAGCAATAATTAGGAGATTTGAAAGGAG AATAATGGTGGGGATGCCAAGCGTGGAGAACAGGGAAAAAATTTTGAGGACTCTTTTGCGAAGAGAAAAGGTGGACAAGAAATTTGATTTTAAGGAACTCGCAACTATGACAGAAGGATACAGCGGAAGTGATCTCAAG AACTTGTGTACAACTGCTGCTTACAGACCTGTTAGAGAGTTAATTCAACAAGAGAGACTAAAAATGCTG GAGAAAAGGCAGAAAGGTGTTGAAGAACAGAATAACAATGTCCAAGAAGTACCGGGAAATCAATCTTCAGTGGGAAATATCCAAGATGCTTTGGAAGCAAAAGAGGAAGTTAAACAGGAAAGAGTAATTTCCCTTAGACCTTTGAACATGCAAGACTTCAAAGAGGCTAGGAGTCAG GTTTCCGCAAGCTACGCAGCTGAGGGGGCTGGAATGAGTGAGTTAAAGCAGTGGAATGAAATGTATGGGGAAGGAGGTTCAAGAAAGCGAGAGCAATTATCTTACTTCCTGTGA